Part of the Deltaproteobacteria bacterium genome, TTTTTTGAAAGGAGGTAGCTATGAAGAGTCATAGCTACGATCTGAGGAGGGTCGACGAAACCTTCCTCGCCATGCGCCAGAAGCTTGGCGCGTGGTTTTGCTGTTTACCAGCGGCTATTCAAGCGCTGGTTTTTTACGACTCGGTGTTTGGCGCCGAGTTAGTTGCGCAAGGTAGGGAGAGGACAATCCGGGAGGCCAAACATCCAGGGCGGCCTTTCCTGGAAGTTTTCCTTAGTATGGAGGGCCATCCCACCACGCTTGTTCTGGGTGGTGCTAGAGGGAAGGCGGCTCCAAAGGTGGTGGAGTTTAACAAGCTCCATCGTGCTTGCGATGCCTTGTTGGGCATTTCTGGCACGAATGGAGGAGGCCCCGGAGTCATGGGGCTCGATTCCATGCACCTCAGACATGCCATTAACAAGGTGCGAGAGAGCAGTTTTTTAGCTCCATCGTACGAGGTTAATGGCAGCGGCAAAATTGCTGCCAAGTCGGATGTTGTGCAAGTCCGGCTTGGAATTCCCGGGGAGAAACCGAACGAATGGGGTTCGGCTGACCTAATAACTTGGAGCCAGGGTAGTCTTATGAGCAGAACCGCTATGCTTATGGCTCTAGGGAACGTCCTCGCTGTCTATGCCTACCCAGGCGGGTATGGAACGAGCGAGGAGATTTTCAGGATCCTGGTTGACAGGGTTCTGGAAAACACGGGTGTAAATACAATAGTTACCCGTGGAGCAAAGATTGTTCTTGTTTCGTCGATGGACGATACGGGGACAAGTTATTATCAGCCCTTCATGTCTCAGTTGGCCAGGATGGCCAAGGAGGGGATGATAGGGGCAAACTACCCAGACTTCATTGAGGAGGTTTGCGTAGAGGAAGTTGGTGCGCTTGATCGGATCATGTCGATCCAAGATCAAGCGGCACAGAGAATCTACGGGTTCTCTTTCGTCGAAGAGTGGGAGAGGCTGAATTCGGCCAAGTTAATTCCCACTGCAAGAGAACTCGTAAGGTAGTCCGTTTTTTAGAGGTTTTGGTTCAGGGGGCCCAAACCTCATTTTAAATATTTATATGGCATGGCGTGAGCGGCCTAGTCAGCTCTCTCCCCTCTCGCGTAGCGCACCAATCATGGTTGATAAATATCAGATTATTATCATATAACAATTATGTCTAGCTACGAGGTGCTAATCGCTTAATAATGTTAGTTTTTTGAAGCCTTTGGAGCATATTTGTGCGAATTACAATATAGTTTGTAATTTGCACAGTGCTTATTTCTTAATCTCTCTATAAAATAAAGTTTAAATTACTAAGCGATATAGCTACTCTGTGTTTTTGAGCAGTTAACGATTTCTGGTCTTGCCGCTTTATCGTTGCCTAAACTCCGGATTCCGCGTATATTTTCGGAGTATGTATCCGAGGCTTCTTAATATACTGAAAACTAACAGTTTTTTTCTGTTTGGCCCTAGGGGTAGCGGGAAAACCACGCTGCTTGAGAGCATATTTGAGGGAGAGAAAAAACTTTGGATTGATCTTCTTGAGCCAAGTGCGGCTGATCGATATTTCTTATCGCCGGAAAAACTGCTGATAGAGGTTCGCAGTGTCGC contains:
- a CDS encoding LOG family protein; its protein translation is MKSHSYDLRRVDETFLAMRQKLGAWFCCLPAAIQALVFYDSVFGAELVAQGRERTIREAKHPGRPFLEVFLSMEGHPTTLVLGGARGKAAPKVVEFNKLHRACDALLGISGTNGGGPGVMGLDSMHLRHAINKVRESSFLAPSYEVNGSGKIAAKSDVVQVRLGIPGEKPNEWGSADLITWSQGSLMSRTAMLMALGNVLAVYAYPGGYGTSEEIFRILVDRVLENTGVNTIVTRGAKIVLVSSMDDTGTSYYQPFMSQLARMAKEGMIGANYPDFIEEVCVEEVGALDRIMSIQDQAAQRIYGFSFVEEWERLNSAKLIPTARELVR